The Montipora foliosa isolate CH-2021 chromosome 1, ASM3666993v2, whole genome shotgun sequence DNA segment aagattatcacacctcaccaaacgctaaaATAATGAACTCCGATGACGCAcgaatcaccacgtgcgttagttagtcaaagtgaggcaaaacgtaaccaagctcctcaaagcgaggcaaaagtgtgtcaacgacgaaaatgcaatctcgaaaaaacttcccttacaacacaaattaggggttgcgttctcgtacctcgaacgcaacaAGAGCAACAGATCATTGTTCTTTCCTGCGGCAAGCCTCGTCTTTTCTCCCGCGGCAAATTTCCCGCGGCAAAGTGCACCTCGGTTTTaccgagggaaaaaaatttgcatacctcggTGCTGCGCGTCCACTACCTgcggcaaagacgaggtattgcctcgtccctaggggtcaatacttccagGCGGTACTGTACGGCAGTTACTTAGCGACCAAATCCTCacatgatacttcatgttgtgtgggctcactagACAACAGCAACAGGGAATACGCCAGACACATCGGGCCCAAGTCACGGTCAGCAAACATACATAGTTGTATCATGGGCATGCAGTTTGAAGAGTgctgtccaaggttgtggatcaaagtaccatatttattcacttataaggcgcaccatttttcacgagaaaatatgcttgttcgatgaaaatctgcttaaaactcggggtgcgtcttataaccgagtattttcgcgcaacgaaatataacttttccaaatttccctaataattaatgctaaactgaaataaatacctaaataaataccggtaaatgaataaacaaaagacaaacaatgTTGATCATCGACTTCATCTGatttgttggttctaaaaaGAATCGGGTGGCTCTGAAAAGAACCGTTTGTGTGAAAGTTCGGCTGAGCTCAGCTACTCGTCATCCTCGGCTGAGCTGTCTGTCTCGAACTCGTTGTCAATCggctcttcttcatcttctgcaCCGTAATTAGTAACATTTGGAAGCAAATTGTTGTAACTACAGCGACGTGGTCAACAAAATTTCCCGTAATTCtgggtgcgccttataacagggtatttaaatgaaattttcattttacttactagtcttcgaaagtttagggtgcatcttataaccgagtgcgccttctaagtgaataaatacggtaagtTAACTTTCAACCCATAtgcatggcagaggtctcttttcccataCTTATGAGCCAGCATACAGCTGTATGTAGAAAGAAAAGAGTAGCTTTGCTAGAAAGGAACTCCATCAATAGTATTGCTGGTAGTGGATGTGTTTTAGAAACTGTACCAAAACCGGCATCCCATAAAAAAGAATCAAGGGAGAATCAAGTATTGAAGGCTAAAGTGAGAATCATAATGGAATGTGGAAAACTAAAACTGACTCTTGAATGCAAACgacttacatgtatttatttttggAGCTACAAGCTATGGATGTTTTGCTGAACAAAACGCTAAGAAGAACAAGATCACTCATTACCCTTGAGCTGGAAACATACCAGTTTTCATCAAACaaatgttacaacatacatgtaaacatTAATCCCATAATAATGTAAAAATAGTACGAAAATGTCTGTATTAGAAGTGACAACAAATGCTAATATTGGAGAACTTCCCAAGATAGCAATATCCTGCCTTTTATACAGGCCTTGATTTCTGCTGAGGACAAATTTTTGCAAGGCTATGGAAGAGGGGAGTGTCGCCATGCGTATATATTTTGGTTTGCTTTAATGTATGGAGGTCTTGACTACAGTAGCATATTATTGAGATACTGTCAATACTATTTTCTTGTTCTATCAGGTCATTGCAATGTGCGTGTGTCCAGAACTTCTGGAAACTTCAAACTTCCCAGCAGATGCAAAAACTAAGGCCAGAAAAATACTGAGTCATGCCAAGGGTTATAGCATGGGTAAGACTTTGACTTTTCTTCATATGGATACTTGTTGTGCATTTTCTACTATTTTGATTTACTTGCCATATGTCAGTCATTAGATCTTAGCAAAGATCGGCCCTTCCGGCCATTTTCCCATGGTCTGTTTTTTGGTTGTTGTCTTTTCTTTTAGGTGCATACACAGATTCGCAAGGTATTGAAGGCATTCGTAATAATGTGGCTAAATATATCAGCAACCGTGATGGCTATGATGCTGATCCCAGCACGATTTTTCTCACAAGTGGAGCCAGCCAGGGCATAACGGTGAGGCAAAAATTTAGGTTTTCCTGAAAGTATATTGTGAGTTTTATGAATGCTAGGGGTTACTTTTCAGTCTAATTGTAACTTTTCTATTCACGTTTAAAAACTTAACTGTATGGTATATTAGAAGACAtataaggaaggaaggaaggaaggaaggaaggaagggaatAGCCAGAAGAATGTTGACCATCTTCTCAGATCTATTGTCCTACCAAAAATTACTTACcggtatacatgtatgtagtgGTCTTTCTGTGTACAGTTCAAGTACAGTAGATCAGACCTAATTGTTGTTCACTGTTTCTTGAAGAGATGTTACAAACGGCACCATGTATCAGAATTGATTAagagggacatagtttttcagtgagtgattagtTAACCCATCATTTGACTCCTGgaggttccccactgacgagtaaaatcatctggcattagacagagtaaaatactaagtatggccggtttaggtgtcTAAGGGTTAAAGAGCTTTGACTGTATTCTCcatctacatgtattaaaaaTCTCCTTGACAACTTACATTGTAGGTAAGAAAATTAGTCGTTAAAATTGGTATGTTTGACTGATTGTCTTAGTAACTGCAAGGCCAGGATTTACACAAACCTCATTAATAAATTGAATATATTGTTGTTTCTTCAAGGGAATTTTGAAACTGCTCCAGACCGGTATCAACACAGGAAATGACAGAGCTGGCATAATGATTCCTATCCCTCAGTACCCCTTGTACTCAGCCACACTGTCTGAATATAATTCCTACcaggtacatgtaattttatcatttacaaCCTTTTTGTGCATCCCGCAGAAAAAGGTCCTATACGGTAATTCCAAAGTTGACTAGATTTATAGCCCTGCCCCTCTTGATCCCCAATATTATGTTAACACACTTGATAATATTTATCATTTATTATCccaaatatctttaattaaacATCAAGCAATTTTAAAACAGCATACATCTTCCATTGTTTGCTGCGTGTCTGTTTTTGACAATGGCAATTAAGGAAAACAATTTCTATCAAAAATGAAATTTGACCCAATTTactaaaattgtaatttttagcTAGGACTGTGTCCTATAATTAACTTTCATTTCCTGCAAGAAATTTTTAGAAACTAGTAAGTCTGCTTTAATTATTGTTATATGTATTAAACAAGGACATACCTGTACGTGTAACTCAATCTCCAGATgaaatttattaaaacaaaaggtaataaaaccaatcaaattgcaactTAGGGTTAAACATTGATATTTTGCTTTTCTTTAGATCAATTATTATCTTGATGAAGCCAATGGATGGAGCTTAGACATTGGAGAACTGAGAAGAGCTTTGAATGAAGCAAGACCACACTGTGTTCCTCGTGCCTTGTGTGTCATCAATCCTGGCAATCCCACAGGTAATTTGGAGCCTGTGCTTGTGGGCCACCTAACAGTAGGCAGATTGATTAATGGCAAACTTTAGACTGAAGAAAGaataaaactacatgtaccaatATGCATTTTGGGTTCTCAGTTTAGGCCCCATGAAAAGTTTCATTGTTCAACTGTTTGTGCATGATCAGAagaactcaaaaaaaaaaaaatcaaggctCTAACCAAATGTTCCCTAATGGTACTGAAGAACAGTAAACTATTCTGCCATCTGAGCTTGAGAATTTTGGATTGTGGGAGATTTAAGCTGGGGATCTGAAAGTAACAAATGTTAACTCTCAAGTGATGCAGTGGTTTAATAAGAGTCGCAGACAGCTAGTTTCTTGAATGCAGAAAACTTTCCAATTCCTAGGATTTTTGGAGTGCTACTGTGTCATAATAAAACCCTCTTTATACATGTATCTTCAGAAGGAAATGGTTTAGAGGAAAAAAAAGTGCTATTACAGTACTTTGCTTTTTGCCCTGGTCTTAAGagcattttaaaaattatatcACCATCAATTCAGAGTTAGGGGATTTTTAGCTTTCGAAAATGACTTTTTGACCTGGACAATGTCAGGAATTTTGAGACATGAGCTTCTCTCATATTTGccttttttaaattattgttagGTCAAGTACTTTCCTATGATAACATCAAGGATATCATCAAGTTTTGTCATGAAGAGGAACTTGTTCTACTAGCAGATGAGGTAGATGTGCCTTAAGATTACAGGCTGtaattaccgtatttattcacttataaggcgcaccGCTTTTTAACGAGAAAATATGCTTATTCAATCAAAATCTGCTCAAAActcggggtgcgtcttataaccaagTATTTTTGCACGACTAAATATAACTTTCCAAATTTCCCCTAATAAgtaatgctaaactgaaatGAGTATGTAAATATGTAAATACTggtaaatgaataaacaaaagacaaacaacgtTGAAATTTCCCATCATTCTAGGTACGCCTTATAACTGGGTATTTAggtgaaattttgaaattggTTACTTGTCACAATCATCTTCGAAAGTttagggtgcgtcttatagccgagtgcgccttataagtgaTTAAATACGGTAGTGAGAAAAACAATTCTTTCTAGTTTGAAACAACGGTATATTGTCTCCTTTTGCTCTAGGTATACCAAGCAAATATTTATGGAGAGGGTCTGAAGTTTCACTCATTCAAGAAGGTTTTGAGGGATATGGGTCCAGATTATGACGAATTTGAACTGATCTCTTTCCATTCAGTATCAAAGGGATTTCTTGGAGAGTAAGTACTGTACATATACAATGTATGTGATATCtgcaattattattactaaaacagtggatagtgttGAACATGCacactgattggctactcaaattcCGGATATCTTTTGCTATTCACTTCAAAGCAACCCGCACGGAATTTGCACCCGAagatgttgtaatctttgcaggaataaatcagttaaaatcgtctttttgtgctatattatctcactgttttagtataactAAAGCAACTATTCACCTTGAGCAGTCGGTGGCAAGTGGTGGATACCCACCACTCGCCACCTCCACTttagtgaatagttgttaattatttgttATTATGATGGGCCATAGATATACACTGTAACCATCTGAATACAGGGCTAAATTCAGAGCTGTGTGATTTCTTTATCACTTCTGCAAATAGGATCTGACTGGCTCATGTTGGGTAACAGGTTGGGAAACACTCTGAGCCAAAAATTTGGGTTTTTAGGGAGTGATATGGGTTGAAACCCTGAAAGAGCCACCTGCTTTGCTATGGGCTTTATTCATGACAATGAATGACATTCTTAAAATTGATTGTCAAAAAAATGTTAGGCCACATGTAATAGTCATTTAAATAAAAGCagagtaaagtctctgcttacgagccagaaggcccatcaggccggcacttatctccggtctCATTAggatgaagcgactaggagtatttctactcccccctggatgggatgctagtccatcgcagggctacccccagcatttcgccggtacccatttatacacctgggtggagagctctaggcactgtgagagtaaagtgtcttgcctaagaacacaacacaatgtcccccagccaggacccgaacccggaccactcgatccagagtcaAGCACTCTAACCAAGAGGCCACATTGCCTCCCAGTCATTTAAATACTTCATCTTAAATCCAGCATTTCATTATACAGTACTGTACCCAGtgcttgaaattaaaaaaaaaattcaggttgTTTCAAAAGCCAGGCAACTAAACCCATAAATTTGGTTTCCCATTAGGAAGCCCCCCAGGCAGTGTTAAAGTGCAATCACAATGGTGTTGGAGCTGGGTATCCCATAGTTCTAACCATGCACCTGTGGCTTTTTGGGTTTTACTAGGACAGAactgattaattaattattgattGCCGGAAGCACACAAAACTTTGATTGACATTTTGGAAGAATTCATTTAAGTGAAATAGGCTTATTTCAGTTGTTTAACTTAACCAGTGTCAGCagttttaagcattgttgtgTTCAGTTTCAAGAGTTTGCAGTTTACGCAAACCCGCCAAAGAATCGAATAGTTCTATCATTGATTATCCAATACATGGTCACTTCTGTCAACTTTGAAGTCGGCGATTCTCCAACTGTTCATTGGGGAAATCTGGGGGAATCTTAGTGATTTGTCGCttgcattttcctatctgacaattattttttttgtaaaagccacagatattcaaaacatgggaAAATGCTCAGGTGCAGCAagttaataaattataattgttAACTTCACAGTACTATCGGACATCGACATTAGAAAATTAAGTCCGGTGATGCTCATGTAATTCGTTTCCTAttttggctgggttgtccgatgttttttctttgggcAACCAGGCTTTCCATTTAACCAACTGGTCGCCCAGTGAACTTTCTGGTTGTCTGCGACGACCAGATGACCACCAATTTCGAGCACTGCTGTATGATAATTATTTTTGGAGAAATAAGTGTTCTTCCAGTCTGTTATTGTACCATACATGTCGTTGATTAGCAAATggttacatgtatatgaaaCTGTGACAACTTCAAAAGGAACAGCAGTGTTGTCAAATAAATGTTGTTCACATTGGCCACTTAAGTTTGTAcaatcttttttttagtttcacaACGTATTTGCAAATATTTTGAAACTTTTGATGTATTGGTAATtgattatgtacatgtacatgtatgttcatgGCCAAAAAAGGGAACAAAATGAAACACCGAAACTTGTGAGTTACATAACAACCATCTCCATATATCTACTAGGCTCTCTTCTGGCATTTAAGTTAATCATGCACAAGCAtgattcaaaaaaaaaattaaggctcTAGTTCAGGAGGAAGCCTTCATTTTTCAGCTAAAGCCAATAATTTATTGGtcattttatttaaacattaatTTAAGATGTTAGTCCAGCTCCTCCAGAACATgcctaaattaattttattctaTAAACACCTGTGAAATACAAGGTGAACTTTCAcacaaaaacatgatatcttcacatgtgaaaataacagGTTATTTTCACACGTTAAAAGATCACCGCTGCTGTGGTTACATAATAAATCACACCATTGTTCTATGTTCGGATtacaaataatattaaaatatttttcaaca contains these protein-coding regions:
- the LOC137996799 gene encoding alanine aminotransferase 2-like isoform X2 gives rise to the protein MCVCPELLETSNFPADAKTKARKILSHAKGYSMGAYTDSQGIEGIRNNVAKYISNRDGYDADPSTIFLTSGASQGITGILKLLQTGINTGNDRAGIMIPIPQYPLYSATLSEYNSYQINYYLDEANGWSLDIGELRRALNEARPHCVPRALCVINPGNPTGQVLSYDNIKDIIKFCHEEELVLLADEVYQANIYGEGLKFHSFKKVLRDMGPDYDEFELISFHSVSKGFLGECGFRGGYMEVVGMDSEVRFQLKKMISASLCSSTTGQAMMDCLVSPPQPGDESYETYLSEKTKVLQSLKERAKLVAETFDSVDGIQCNEVMGAMYAFPRIFLPKKAQEEAKARGMHPDSFYALELLEKTGLCVVPGNGFGQRDRTFHFRLTILPSIDTLKPLLERFKVFHQDFMYTYRDEAN